One Streptomyces sp. CG4 genomic window, CTCCGACGTAGCCGGTGACGACGACGGGGCGCTTGCCGGCGCCCGCCCAGGTGGCGCGCAGGCCGTGCAGCATGGCCTGGACGCCGCCGCCGACGAGCGCGAGGATGAGAACGTCGTACGGGTCTTCGGCGGTGCCGCCCATGGCGCGCAGGAACTCGACGCCGGTGACCTCGCGCAGGGAGTCGGCGCGGACGCCGACCTCCTTCAGCTGGCGGGCTGTGGGAGTGGCGCGTCCCCGCAGGAGGTAGCCGTCGAGCCGGATCCCGGCGTCCGTGGGAGCGAGGCGTTGCGCGGTGAGCGCGCCCCACTTCCACCGGGTGTCGGAATCGGCGAGGACGGCGACCCGCAGGGACTTCGTAGCACTTGCTGGCACGCCGAAGACGCTAGAAAGCCATTCCGAGGTTCGGCCCAACCCGAATGCAACAAACGGTTAACAGCACATCGCCGAATGGCGAATCGGGCCGTCCGGGCACGCGAAAATAACCTGGTTCACAGCTTCGCCACGTGCCGTTCACTCAGCATCAAGCAGACGGTCAAGACGAATGACGGGCTTCCCCCTAACGTCCCTGACGTGGTCAAGCTCTCCGTCATCGTGCCGTTCTACAACGTGCAGCAATACGCGCCCGACACGCTCAGGAGCCTGAGGGCGAACGCGCGTGAGGACTTCGAATTCATTCTCGTCGACGACTGTTCCCGCGACGGGACACCAGAGATTCTCGCGCGCGCGGAGCGCGAGTTGCCGGGGGCCGTCTTCGTCCGGCACGAGCAGAACGGAGGCCTCGCGACCGCCCGCAACACCGGCATCGACCGGGCACGCGGCGAGTATCTGACCTTCCTGGACGGCGACGACTGGCTCGCCCCCGGCTACTTCCCGCAGCTGGTCTCGGCCATGGAGGAGCTGGGCTGCGACTTCATCCGCACCGACCATGTGCAGTGCACGGCGCGCACGCGCCAGGTGTTCCGGGTCCCGGTCGGCCGGCGGCACACGGTGCTGAGCCCGCGCGAGGCGATCCTGCCCGCGGACCGGTCGACGTCCGTGGACTACGCCTACGCCTGGGCCGGCGTCTACCACCGCCGTCTGGTCGACAAGGGCCTCCTGCACTTCACCGACGGGCTGCGCACGGCCGAGGACCGGCCGTGGATCTGGAAGTTGCACCGGGAGGCGGAGTCCTTCGCCGCGGTGAGCCTGCTGGGCGTTTTCTACCGGCGCGGGGTCGCCTCGTCACTCACTCAGATCGGTGATGTCCGGCAGCTCGATTTCATTCGGGCATTCGATCAGGTTGTCGCAGAAACCGCCCAGGACCGGGACGCGGACGAACTGTTGCCGAAGGCGGTCCGCACCTATTGCGCCATCATTTCCCATCATCTGGGATCCATCGAAAGGTTCGAGCCCCCGGTGGCGAGAAAACTGAAATCCATGAGTGCCGCGGCCCTGCGGCGCATGCCGCAGGACGTGCTGGACGACGCGCTGGACTCGATGGACATCCAGCGCGCCGGCAAGCTGCGCCGGCTGCGCCGCCGTCCCGCCGCAACGGGGGCCGCCGCGTGACCACTCAGATCTTCCAGGCCTCGACCCTGTACGGCACGGCCACGCTCGCCGCCGCCCTGGACTCCGGCTGCTTCGGCCCGGCCGACCGGCGGATCCTGCTGGTCTGCAACAACGCGGCCGCGCCCGAGACCACGCCGGCGCTGGACGAGGCACCCGGCTTCGAGAAGCTGCGCGACCGCTTCGACGAGGTGATCTCGTACAACGAGACGATCTTCCCGTTCCACCCGGGCGGCTGGGCGCCCCGCGTGGACGACATGCCGCTGTGGGAACGCTTCCTGCGGCACGAGTGGCAACTGGGCGACGACGACGTGGAGTTGGCCGTCGAGTCGATCCAGGTCAACCCGTCCCAGGCACTCGCGCAGATCTTCACCGGCGCCCCGGTGACGGTCTACGCCGACGGGCTGATGAGCTACGGCCCCACCCGCAACAAGATCGATCCGCTGGTCGGTACCCGGGTGGACCGGGTGCTGCACCTGGACCTGGTGCCGGGCCTGAAGCCGCTGCTGCTCACCGAGTTCGACGTGCCGGGCGAGCTCGTGCCGACCGCCGCCTTCACCAAGGTGCTCGCCGCACTCGCGCCGTCCGGCGCCGAGGTGCCGGACGTCGAGGAGCCCGCGCTGCTGCTCGGCCAGTACCTGTCGGAGCTGGAGATCCTCACCGCCGAGCAGGAGGAGAACCTGCATGTGCGGATGCTGAGGGGCGCGGCCGCGCTCGGGCACGGCAAGGTGGTGTTCAAGCCGCACCCGTCCGCCCCGGCCGGCTTCACCCGCTCCCTGCGGCAGGAGGCGGAGAAGCTGAAGGTCGAACTGACCGTGGTCGACACGCCGGTCCTCGCCGAGGTGCTGTACCAGCGGATGCGTCCCGCGCTGGTCGTCGGCTGCTTCTCCACCGCCCTGCTCACGGCGAAGGCGCTCTACGGCCTGCCCGTCGCCCGCATCGGCACCGAGACGCTGCTGGAGCAGCTGGCGCCGTACGAGAACAGCAACCGGGTCCCGGTGACCATCGTGGACGCGCTGCTGCCCGCACTCGGCGACCGGGCCGCGGTCACCGAGCAGCGCTCCGGCATGGACGTCGAGGTGCTCGGTGCGCTGATCCGCGCGGTGGGCTTCGCGATGCAGCCGAAGATCTACCCGAGCCTGCGCTCGCACGCCGAGACCTGGCTCACCAAGAACCTGAACGCAAGCACCGTGCGCTACTTCAAGCGCCGGCGCCTGTCCTCGCTGGCCCTGCCCGGCGGGGTGCCCGCCCAGCTGGCGTTCATCCCGCGCAACGCGACGGTCCGCCGGGTGGCCCGCACCGCGCGCAGCCTGGGTCGGCGCGTACGCGGCTAGCGGCTAGCGGCTAGCCGAGTTGGAGCGTTGCCACGGCCGGAGCCGTCGGCGGCCGGACCGTGAAGACCCGAACCAGGAAGGAAACCGCACATGGCTGCTTCACCTCCCGGCGTCGCCACCGCACCCGGCCCCCTCATACCCCGTGCGGCGCCAGGCCCCGCCACCGGCGGGCGTGGCAGCCGTCTGCTCGCCCTGGACGGTCTGCGGCTCGTCGCCGCGCTGATGGTCTGCCTCTACCACTACGTCGGCCGCGGCGGCACGGTCTCCGCGTCCTGGCACGGGAGTCCGGGCCACCTCTTCCCGGCCCTGTCCCGGGCTGCCGTCTACGGCAATTTCGGCGTGGAGCTGTTCTTCGTCATCAGCGGTTTCGTGATCTGCATGAGCAGTTGGGGCCGCACCCTCGGCGACTTCTTCCGCTCCCGGGTCGCGCGCCTCTACCCCGCCTACTGGGTCGCGCTGGTCCTGATCACGGGGGCATCGCTCGCGCTGCCCGCCGTGGTCCACGCGGTCCGGCTGGACGAGTTCCTGGTCAACCTGACGATGCTCCAGCAGCCGATGGGCGCGACCCGCGTCCTGGGCGTGTGCTGGACGCTCTGGGTCGAGGTCCGGTTCTACGTGCTGTTCGCGCTGCTCGTCGTGTTGCGCGGGGTGACCTACCGCCGGGTGGTGCTGTTCGCCTGCGTCTGGACGCTGGCCTCCGTGCTCTGCCACAGCACGAACGACAACCTGCTGAACCAGGTGATCATGCCCCAGTACGCCCCCTTCTTCATCGGCGGGCTGGCGCTGTATCTGATCCACCGCTTCGGCAGCGACCTGCTGACGTGGGGCATCGTCGCGATGTCCTGGCTGCTGGCACAGCGGGAGGCCACCCTCGGACTGTGGGGCCCGCACCCGCACCGCGACCCGTACGTCGTCATCCTGATCGTCACCGTCGCCTTCGCGGCCGTCGCCGTCGTGGCGCTGGGCTGGACGCGGTGGGCCTCCTGGCCCTGGCTGGTCACCGCGGGCGCGCTGACGTACCCCTTCTACCTGATCCACGAGCACCTGGGCTGGTTCGCGATCCGGGTGCTGCACCGGGGGCTCGGCCTGCCGGCGTGGCCGACGCTCGGCGTGACCGTGCTCGGGATGCTGGGGCTGGCGTGGCTGATCCACCGGTTCGTGGAGCGGCCGTTCGGCCCGCGGCTCAAGAGGGCGCTGAAGGAACGGAAGTTGTCCAGTCGTTCATCTGGGCTTGGGTTTTGAACGGACCCTGCGGGCAGGCACCGTAGAGCCCACGCCGCACAGGCCCCCCGCAGGGATCCCACAGACGCCGCACAAGGGAGTGCCCACTCCGCATGGCCACCATCCAGGAAACGACGCGACCGCCCCGATGTCTCGATGACGTCCCCGGCTGGTTCCCGGTGCTCGACCAGTTGCTCTTCGACTGGTTCCTGAACCGGCAGGAATCGGCCGGGATGCGGGGTGACCTGCTGGAAGTCGGCGTCTATATGGGCAAGAGCGCGATCTTCATAGGGCGGCACCGGCAGCCCGCCGAGCGGTACACCGTGTGCGACCTGTTCGAGGGCGACGCCCCCGACGACGCCAACCAGGCCGAGTCGGCCAAGTCGTACAGCGCGCTGACCCGGCGGCTCTTCGAGGAGAACTACACCTCTTTCCACGACGACCTCCCCCGGGTGCTCCAGGGACCCAGCTCCGTGGTGCCCGCCGAGGTCGAGGCCGGCTCCTGCCGGTTCGTGCACATCGACGCCTCGCATCTGTACGAGCATGTGCACGGCGACATCGGGGCCGCCCATGATCTGCTGCTCCCGGACGGCATCGTCGTGCTGGACGACTTCCGCTCCGAGCACACCCCCGGTGTCTCGATAGCGACCTGGGAGGCCGTACTCAACCGCGGCCTGCGCCCCATCTGCCTGAGCACCCAGAAGCTGTACGGCACCTGGGGCGACCCGGAGCCGGTCCAGGAGGAGCTGCTGGCGATGGTGCGGGAGCGGTCCGACTGCGATCTGAGCGTCCAGGAGGCCGCCGGGCACCGGATCGTCCGGCTGAAGTCGAAGGGCATGCGGGCACCGGAGTTCCCGCCCGCCAAGCACGCGGAGGCCGCCGAGGAGCCGGTGCCGCAGGAGCAGGCGGCCCCGGCGCCCGCCGCGACTCCCGCGCCGTCTCCGGCTCGGCCCGCACCGCGCCGGAGCAGGAGCCGGGCCCGCAAACTCGCCGTCGACCTCCTCCCGCCGGTGGTCACCCGGGCGATCCGCAACGCCCGCGCCGCCCGGAAGTGACGGCTCAGCCGATCCCGTACCGCGCCCCGACACCCGCGACGACGATCGCCAGTCCCTCCTCGAACTGCGCGTCGTAGCCGTCGAAGAGCAGTTGCCCGGCCTCGGCGGCCAGCGGGTACTCGGCCAGCCGCCGGGCGCGTTCCGCCACGTCGTACCCCTCCCGGCGCTCGCCCGGGAGGGGCTGCACGCCCTGTTCCTCGATGACGAAGCCGACGGTGTACGCGCTCGCCGTACGGCCCGCGTGGACGGCCTGGTCGAGGGTGAACCCGGCCTCCGTCAGCAGCCGCAGGTTCGCCTCCAGCGCGGGGGCGTGCTCCGTGCCCGTGAAACGTGAGCCGCTGAAGACCTTCGCCCCGTCGCGGTAGCCGAGCAGCGCGGCCCGCAGCCCGCGGTTCGACCTCAGCAGCCGCTCCTGCCAGGTGTCGGCGGGATCGAGCGCGGTGCCCGCGACCATCCGGCGGTACATCTCCGTCGCCATCTCGTCCAGCAGCGCCTGTTTGTCCTTGAAGTGCCAGTAGAGCGCGGGCGCCTTGACGTCCAGCTCCTTGGCGATGGCACGCAGGGTCAGACCCTCCAGGCCGACCTCGTTCAGCAGCCGCAAAGCCGTGTCGGCGACGCGGCGGCGATCCAGCGGGGCACGTTTCTCGGGGCTCACACTTGACAGCTTAACAGCGTTAAGGGCAAGCTCATGGGCGACGGCACTTAACAACGTTAAGGGGATAAGTCATGGATGTCCTGATCGTGGGCGCGGGTCCCACCGGCCTGGCCCTCGGTATCGACCTCGCGCGGCGCGGCGTGGACGCACGGGTCGTGGAGCGGTCCGAGGCCCTGTTCCCCGGCTCACGCGGCAAGGGGATCCAGCCGCGCACCCAGGAGGTGTTCGACGACCTCGGCGTAGGGGAGGCGATCCGGGCGGCCGGCGGCCCCTACCCCAGCCAGATGGTCTGGAAGGACGGTGAGCGGGCCGACGAGCAGGTGCTGTTCGAGCCGGTGGCTCCGGACGAGGGTGCGCCGTACGCCGAGCCGCTGATGGTCGCGCAGTGGCGGACCCAGGAAGTCCTGTACGAGCGGCTGGCCGAGCTGGGCGGCGAGGTGGCCTTCGGGCGGGAGGTGACGGGCCTGGCGCAGGACGCGGACGGCGTGACCGTCCGGTTCGCCGACGGTACGTCCGCCCGTGCGCGGTACGTCGTCGCCGCCGACGGCGGCCGGTCGGTCGTCCGGCGTGCGCTGGGCGTCGGCATGGCCGGGGAGACGGTCGACCCGGCGCCGTTCGTGGTGGCGGACGTGTGGGTGCAGGGGCTGGACCGGGACTACTGGCACACCTTCCCCAAGGACGACGGCAGCGCCGTGGCTCTGTGCCCGCTGGCCGGCACCGACGTCTTCCAGATGCAGGTGCGGCTCCCGGAGGGCACGGAACCCGACGTGTCCCTGGACGGCATCCGCGCACTGGTGGCCGCGTACACCCACCTGGCCGCCGAGGACGTCACCGGAGTGCGCTGGGCCTCGGACTTCCGGCCCCGTACGGCACTGGCGGACCGCTTCCGGGTGGGCCGGGTCCTCCTCGCCGGCGACGCGGCCCACCTCCACTCCCCGGCCGGCGGCCAGGGCCTGAACACCAGCGTCCAGGACGCCTACAACCTGGGCTGGAAACTGGGCGCGGTGCTGCGCGCCGGAGCACCGGATTCAGTCCTCGACACCTACGAGGAGGAGCGCCGGGCGAACGCGGCGGCCATGCTCGACCTGTCGACGGGCGTACACCACGGCGAGGTGACCCGCGGACGGAAGACGACACAACTGGGGCTGGGCTACCGGGAGTCGTCCCTGAGCGTGGAGATGCGGGACAACCCGTCGGGCGTCCGGGCAGGCGACCGCGCCCCGGACGGCACGGTGGACGGCGTCCGCCTCTTCGACGCGTTCCGGGGACCGCACTGGACCCTGCTGGGCGCGGAAACCTCCCTCCCCGGCGTCCGAGCCCTCCCGGCGGTCCCGGAGTCCTACGGCCCGGGGGTCTTCCTGATCCGCCCGGACGGGTACGTGGGCTGGGCGGGCGAGTCGGCGGAGGGGCTCAGGGAGTATCTCGGGCGCTTCTCGGGGTGAGACGGTCAGTCGTCGCCGTCGAGGAGGGTGTCCACGGAGAGGTCCAGGGTGACGCCGACGGATTCGGGGATGGGGATGGTCTGGCCACGCTTGAAGCGGACGGGGTCGGGGTACTTCCCGTCGGTTGGGCCGGTGTACAGCAGGACCTCCTCGTGCTTGCGGTCCGCGATGAGGTAGACGGGGAGGCCGGCCTGGGCGTAGCACTCGACCTTGGGACCGAGGTCGTCGGACCAGTTCGAGGACGTCACTTCCACGACCATGCGGAAGACGTTCGGTGCGTAGTAGTTCTTCGTGACATGGGCGTCGCGGAAGTCCGGGTCGACGACGGAGAAGTCAGGGATCGCGAAGTCTTCGGGCAAGGTGGGCAACCAGAGCCCGACGCCCTGGACGTACTCATACCCCGCCTCAACGAGCCCCGCCCGATCGAAAGCCCTGCCCAGTTTCGTCAGCGACAGAGCGTGCGAACCATCCGGCGGCGGTGTCACAGTGAGCCTCCCCTGGAGAATCTCCACGCGGTGGCCAGGCAGTGCACGGGCAAGCTGGTCGGCAGCCTCGCCCAGAGTCAGCTCCTGCTGCAGTACGGCCATGGCGTCCTCCTCTTCGGGGCCCACTTTTCACGAGCGTAACCGGGTACGTGCCGCTTCCGCTCGTGATCACTCATACGGAGTAATCGCCCAGCTCAGAAAGCATCCGCCGGCACATGACTCCCCCACACCTCGCGCAGCGCGTTGCACACCTCCCCCACTGTCGCCCGCCCCCGCAGCGCCTCCCTCATCGGATACAGCACGTTCTCCTCCCCCTCGGCCGCCTTCTTCAGCGCGTCCAGTGCCGTGTCCACCGCGCCCTGGTCCCGTTCGGCCCGCAGCTTGGCCAAGCGGTCCGCCTGCCGGGCCTCGATCGCCGGGTCGACCCGCAACGGCTCGTACGGTTCCTCCTCGTCGAGCTGGAAGCGGTTGACGCCCACGACGACCCGTTCGCCGGCGTCCGTCTCCTGGGCGATCCGGTACGCGTTGCGCTCGATCTCGGCCTTCTGGAAGCCGTGCTCGATCGCCGCCACCGCCCCGCCCAGGTCCTCGACCCTCCGCATGAGGTCGACGGCCGCCTCCGCCACGTCGTCCGTCATCCGCTCCATCGCGTAGGAGCCCGCGAAGGGGTCGACCGTCGCGGGCACGTCCGTCTCGTGCGCCAGGACCTGCTGGGTGCGCAGGGCCAGTCGGGCGCTCTTGTCCGTCGGCAGGGCGATCGCCTCGTCGAAGGAGTTGGTGTGCAGCGACTGCGTGCCGCCCAGCACCGCGGCCAGGGCCTGGACGGTCACCCGGACCAGGTTGACCTCCGGCTGCTGGGCCGTCAGCTGGACGCCGGCCGTCTGGGTGTGGAAACGGAGCATCAGGGACTTGGGGTTCCGGGCGCCGAATTCCTCGCGCATCACCCGCGCCCAGATCCTCCTCGCCGCGCGGAACTTGGCGACCTCCTCCAGCAGCGTCGTACGGGCCACGAAGAAGAAGGACAGGCGGGGCGCGAAAGCGTCGACGTCCATGCCCGCCGCGACCGCCGTACGGACGTACTCGATGCCGTCCGCCAGGGTGAACGCGATCTCCTGAACGGGTGACGCGCCCGCCTCGGCCATGTGGTAGCCGGAGATCGAGATCGTGTTCCACTTCGGGATCTCGGCGGTGCAGTACTTGAAGACGTCCGCCGTCAGCCGCAGGGAGGGTTTCGGCGGGAAGATGTACGTCCCGCGTGCGATGTACTCCTTCAGCACGTCGTTCTGGATCGTGCCGGTCAGCTGCTCGGGCCGCGCCCCCTGTTCCTCCGCCACCAGCTGGTAGAGCAGGAGGAGCAGGGCCGCCGGTGCGTTGATCGTCATCGACGTCGAGACCTGGTCGAGCGGGATGCCGTCGAACAGCACCCGCATGTCCTCGATCGAGTCGATCGCCACCCCCACCTTGCCGACCTCGCCGTGGGCGAGGGGCGCGTCCGAGTCGTGGCCCATCTGGGTGGGCAGGTCGAAGGCGACCGACAGGCCGGTGGTGCCGTGGGCGATCAGCTGCCGGTAGCGGGCGTTGGACTCGGCGGCCGTACCGAAACCGGCGTACTGCCGCATGGTCCAGGGGCGGCCGGTGTACATGGTGGGGTACACCCCGCGGGTGAAGGGGTACGCGCCCGGTTCGCCCAGTTTCTCGCCCGGGTTCCAGCCGTCCAGCGCCTGTGGTCCGTAGACCGGCTCGATCGGCAGCCCCGACTCCGACTCACGCGCCATGGATGCCTCCGCAGTACGTCCTGTCACCCCTCACCATGCCCCGTCGTTCGACAGCGGTCACGCGGGGAAGCATCCCCGGCATGAGGATCTCGGGAAGACCCGCCGCCGTACTCGCCTCGGCCGCCGCCCTCGCCGCCCTCTGCGGCTGCACCGTGCAGCCCACGGACGCCAGGGCCCCCGACGCCAAAGCCAGGGCGCCCCTGCACGTCCAGACCCCGCAAACGCTGCCCGCGGACCCCACCCGGACGGCCCAGCCCGCACCGCCCGCCCTCGCCCCGGCTCCGGCCCCGGCTCTCACTCCCGCTCCCCGCGTCCTGTGGTCGCGCGGCGACAGCGGGCCCGGCGTACGGGAACTGCAGGCGCGGCTGCGCCAGCTGGACTGGCTGTCCGAGGGGCCGTCCGGCTCGTACGGCGCACTGACCGAGCACGGCGTGCGGGGCTTCCAGGGCAAGCGCGGGCTGCCGCAGACCGGGCGGACGGACACCGTCACCTGGCAGCGGCTGGTGTCGATGACCCACCCGCCCGGCACCTGGGAGCTGTATCTGATGGGCGGTCAGCCGGCCGGCGCACCCGACCGGCGCTGCCTGACCGGCCGCGTGCTGTGCATCGACAAGACGACACGGACGCTGCGCTGGATGGTCGACGGCCGGACGGTGACGACGACGGCGGTGCGGTTCGGGACGCAGTACACACCGACCAGGGAGGGCGTCTTCCACATCTACTGGAAGGCACGGAACTGGGTGTCGACGCTCTACCACTCGCCGATGCCGTACGCGATGTTCTTCAGTCGCGGCCAGGCCGTGCACTACTCGTACGACTTCGCGGCGCGCGGCTACGCAGGCGGCTCCCACGGGTGCGTGAATGTCCGGGACCAGGCCGTGATCCAGCAGCTGTTCGCGCAGGTGCGGGTGGGCGACAAGGTCGTCGTCCACTGGTGAGGGCCGGCTGAGAGTCGTCCACGGGCGAACGCCGTCGTCCGGCGAGCGAGGGGGGGAAGAGAGCGGGGCGCGGGCGGGACCGGGGGAACGTGTCCCGCCCGCGCCAGGTGCACGAGCCGTGGGTACGGGGGGAACCCCGGCTCAGTGCGATGGCCGATGACCAGTCGGCTCACTCAGTACTGCGTACCGGGCTCGAAAAACGTCACACCCCGCGCGAATTATTTTTCGCGGACCACGAAATCGCAGGTCAGGTGGGTGGGAGGGGGCGCGCTTGAGGGGGCGCGGGCTCAGAGCGCGGTGTCCGTCGGGCCGGGTGC contains:
- a CDS encoding glycosyltransferase family 2 protein codes for the protein MVKLSVIVPFYNVQQYAPDTLRSLRANAREDFEFILVDDCSRDGTPEILARAERELPGAVFVRHEQNGGLATARNTGIDRARGEYLTFLDGDDWLAPGYFPQLVSAMEELGCDFIRTDHVQCTARTRQVFRVPVGRRHTVLSPREAILPADRSTSVDYAYAWAGVYHRRLVDKGLLHFTDGLRTAEDRPWIWKLHREAESFAAVSLLGVFYRRGVASSLTQIGDVRQLDFIRAFDQVVAETAQDRDADELLPKAVRTYCAIISHHLGSIERFEPPVARKLKSMSAAALRRMPQDVLDDALDSMDIQRAGKLRRLRRRPAATGAAA
- a CDS encoding alpha-2,8-polysialyltransferase family protein, translated to MTTQIFQASTLYGTATLAAALDSGCFGPADRRILLVCNNAAAPETTPALDEAPGFEKLRDRFDEVISYNETIFPFHPGGWAPRVDDMPLWERFLRHEWQLGDDDVELAVESIQVNPSQALAQIFTGAPVTVYADGLMSYGPTRNKIDPLVGTRVDRVLHLDLVPGLKPLLLTEFDVPGELVPTAAFTKVLAALAPSGAEVPDVEEPALLLGQYLSELEILTAEQEENLHVRMLRGAAALGHGKVVFKPHPSAPAGFTRSLRQEAEKLKVELTVVDTPVLAEVLYQRMRPALVVGCFSTALLTAKALYGLPVARIGTETLLEQLAPYENSNRVPVTIVDALLPALGDRAAVTEQRSGMDVEVLGALIRAVGFAMQPKIYPSLRSHAETWLTKNLNASTVRYFKRRRLSSLALPGGVPAQLAFIPRNATVRRVARTARSLGRRVRG
- a CDS encoding acyltransferase, whose translation is MAASPPGVATAPGPLIPRAAPGPATGGRGSRLLALDGLRLVAALMVCLYHYVGRGGTVSASWHGSPGHLFPALSRAAVYGNFGVELFFVISGFVICMSSWGRTLGDFFRSRVARLYPAYWVALVLITGASLALPAVVHAVRLDEFLVNLTMLQQPMGATRVLGVCWTLWVEVRFYVLFALLVVLRGVTYRRVVLFACVWTLASVLCHSTNDNLLNQVIMPQYAPFFIGGLALYLIHRFGSDLLTWGIVAMSWLLAQREATLGLWGPHPHRDPYVVILIVTVAFAAVAVVALGWTRWASWPWLVTAGALTYPFYLIHEHLGWFAIRVLHRGLGLPAWPTLGVTVLGMLGLAWLIHRFVERPFGPRLKRALKERKLSSRSSGLGF
- a CDS encoding class I SAM-dependent methyltransferase; amino-acid sequence: MATIQETTRPPRCLDDVPGWFPVLDQLLFDWFLNRQESAGMRGDLLEVGVYMGKSAIFIGRHRQPAERYTVCDLFEGDAPDDANQAESAKSYSALTRRLFEENYTSFHDDLPRVLQGPSSVVPAEVEAGSCRFVHIDASHLYEHVHGDIGAAHDLLLPDGIVVLDDFRSEHTPGVSIATWEAVLNRGLRPICLSTQKLYGTWGDPEPVQEELLAMVRERSDCDLSVQEAAGHRIVRLKSKGMRAPEFPPAKHAEAAEEPVPQEQAAPAPAATPAPSPARPAPRRSRSRARKLAVDLLPPVVTRAIRNARAARK
- a CDS encoding TetR/AcrR family transcriptional regulator C-terminal domain-containing protein, with translation MSPEKRAPLDRRRVADTALRLLNEVGLEGLTLRAIAKELDVKAPALYWHFKDKQALLDEMATEMYRRMVAGTALDPADTWQERLLRSNRGLRAALLGYRDGAKVFSGSRFTGTEHAPALEANLRLLTEAGFTLDQAVHAGRTASAYTVGFVIEEQGVQPLPGERREGYDVAERARRLAEYPLAAEAGQLLFDGYDAQFEEGLAIVVAGVGARYGIG
- a CDS encoding FAD-dependent monooxygenase, with translation MDVLIVGAGPTGLALGIDLARRGVDARVVERSEALFPGSRGKGIQPRTQEVFDDLGVGEAIRAAGGPYPSQMVWKDGERADEQVLFEPVAPDEGAPYAEPLMVAQWRTQEVLYERLAELGGEVAFGREVTGLAQDADGVTVRFADGTSARARYVVAADGGRSVVRRALGVGMAGETVDPAPFVVADVWVQGLDRDYWHTFPKDDGSAVALCPLAGTDVFQMQVRLPEGTEPDVSLDGIRALVAAYTHLAAEDVTGVRWASDFRPRTALADRFRVGRVLLAGDAAHLHSPAGGQGLNTSVQDAYNLGWKLGAVLRAGAPDSVLDTYEEERRANAAAMLDLSTGVHHGEVTRGRKTTQLGLGYRESSLSVEMRDNPSGVRAGDRAPDGTVDGVRLFDAFRGPHWTLLGAETSLPGVRALPAVPESYGPGVFLIRPDGYVGWAGESAEGLREYLGRFSG
- a CDS encoding Uma2 family endonuclease — encoded protein: MAVLQQELTLGEAADQLARALPGHRVEILQGRLTVTPPPDGSHALSLTKLGRAFDRAGLVEAGYEYVQGVGLWLPTLPEDFAIPDFSVVDPDFRDAHVTKNYYAPNVFRMVVEVTSSNWSDDLGPKVECYAQAGLPVYLIADRKHEEVLLYTGPTDGKYPDPVRFKRGQTIPIPESVGVTLDLSVDTLLDGDD
- a CDS encoding methylmalonyl-CoA mutase — protein: MARESESGLPIEPVYGPQALDGWNPGEKLGEPGAYPFTRGVYPTMYTGRPWTMRQYAGFGTAAESNARYRQLIAHGTTGLSVAFDLPTQMGHDSDAPLAHGEVGKVGVAIDSIEDMRVLFDGIPLDQVSTSMTINAPAALLLLLYQLVAEEQGARPEQLTGTIQNDVLKEYIARGTYIFPPKPSLRLTADVFKYCTAEIPKWNTISISGYHMAEAGASPVQEIAFTLADGIEYVRTAVAAGMDVDAFAPRLSFFFVARTTLLEEVAKFRAARRIWARVMREEFGARNPKSLMLRFHTQTAGVQLTAQQPEVNLVRVTVQALAAVLGGTQSLHTNSFDEAIALPTDKSARLALRTQQVLAHETDVPATVDPFAGSYAMERMTDDVAEAAVDLMRRVEDLGGAVAAIEHGFQKAEIERNAYRIAQETDAGERVVVGVNRFQLDEEEPYEPLRVDPAIEARQADRLAKLRAERDQGAVDTALDALKKAAEGEENVLYPMREALRGRATVGEVCNALREVWGSHVPADAF
- a CDS encoding L,D-transpeptidase family protein — its product is MRISGRPAAVLASAAALAALCGCTVQPTDARAPDAKARAPLHVQTPQTLPADPTRTAQPAPPALAPAPAPALTPAPRVLWSRGDSGPGVRELQARLRQLDWLSEGPSGSYGALTEHGVRGFQGKRGLPQTGRTDTVTWQRLVSMTHPPGTWELYLMGGQPAGAPDRRCLTGRVLCIDKTTRTLRWMVDGRTVTTTAVRFGTQYTPTREGVFHIYWKARNWVSTLYHSPMPYAMFFSRGQAVHYSYDFAARGYAGGSHGCVNVRDQAVIQQLFAQVRVGDKVVVHW